One Aegilops tauschii subsp. strangulata cultivar AL8/78 chromosome 2, Aet v6.0, whole genome shotgun sequence genomic window, GTCACCATGGGTGCAAACAAGACTTACCCCTCCTATAAGAACGCGGACGGTGTGGTGGACAATGGATTCTACCAATTAGTAATCCACAAGTACAAGGACGGCCATATCAAGTGATTCATCAGCTCAGTCGTGCCCGCATCATAGGACCAGCCCGCCAGCCGTGGAGTGGCAACAAAGGACGTCGATCGATCGACCACCGCACCGTACCGGCATGCGGTCAGTACGCCTATCCTTTCCTTCCCAGGCTGTCGAGGCGGGCACGAGGCTCCCCCTTGTGTACGTCCAGGGCGGTTCCTTCTACAGGGAGAGTGTGTTCTGCCGGACTCGTACCCTCATTAGGCCAGTTCCCTCACCATGAGTCTAGGGGGCTCATCGTGTCCGTGGAAGCACCAGAATATCCCATGCCGACGTCCTACGACAACTCATGGGCCCTAATGTGGGTTCTGTCCTTGTACTATCCTTGTGAGACCGGGTGTGTACCGGTTAGTTTGCAGCATGTGCAAGTCGGGTGTGTTGACGACAACCTCGGGCTCAGAGGGTGAGGACCATCACTTCCACCTGTATGCCCCCTTCATACGTGCGACCAGCAAGAAGCTTTTGCAGAGCATCCTGCGGTTCATAAACCATTGCGTCATGTTGCCGCCGGGCAAGGCGATACGAGAGGACTCGACCGAACCTATGCTCGGCATGCCAATATTTTCTTGAAAGGCATACTAGGCACGCAGAGCACAGGTTCGGCCAAGCCCTCTAGGATCACCATGCCCTGTGACAGCAAGGTGGCGTGATAATTTATGAACTGCACGATGCTTTTCAGAAGCTTCTTGCTGGTTGCATGTAGAGGGGCATACAGGTGGAAGCCATGGCCCTAGCCCTCGGATTTAACCATGGTGACCCTATCGTCAACACACCCGCACTTGCGCATGGTGCACATATACTGGCGCCCCCGGTATCTTAAGGTGTCCTCTGCAACTACCACCACACCCGCTTACCATTAGAAAATGTTTTGTTGTTCTAGAAAGTTTGAAGTTCATACGTTGTTTTATATAGAAGAAACAAAAAAGATAAAAGTCCTTGTGCGAATCGCAATGCCGAAATGGATGGCTAGATAAGGAGGTGCACCTAGGCCTAAGCTCCACAACATATTTTCCGAGTAGTAACTAGCAGTACGATACAACATACACACCAGCCCAAGAATCCAAAGTGTATAAATTCCAATCTTGCCATATATTTCGCCCTAGTATTTGTAAAACTTTCTTATACATTTATTACTATTTTTAAGTCGACGAAGCACTCAATTAATTACAGAATATGTGGATGCTGAACGCAGGACATGTTGTTTGGTGGACCGGACAATGTGGGCTTCACCATTGAGTGGGCAATGGCAGAGTTGATTCGTTGCCCTCACATTCTTCTGCAGCTGCAACGGGAGCTCACTGACATTGTGGGGCTTGACCGGCTGGTCGATGAATCGGATCTTGGCAAGCTACCCTTCCTTAAGTATGTCATCAAGGAGACACTCCGGATGCATCCTCCAATCCCGGTTGTCCTCGGCGGGACCACCAAAGATTGTGTCCTCGGTGGCTACTCAGTGCCCAGGGGCTCTCGTATCTTCATCGACGCATGGGCAATAAATCGTGATTGCGAGACGTGGATTGACCCTGACACATTCCGGCCATCGAGGTTCATGCCCAATGGGGAGGCCATCGGGCTCGATCCTCAGGGAGGTTCCGACGAGTTCTTGTCATTTGGTTTTGGAAGGCGCTCATGCCCAGGGCAGGGGCTTAGCCAGCATACGGTAGAGTTTGCTGTAGCACAGCTCGTGCACGGGTTCAACTGGAAGCCACCCGATGGCATGAAACCGATGGAGCTTGACATGACCGAAACGATCGGTGCCACTGTGTCACGCGCCACACGGCTAATGGCGGTGCCCACACCCCGCCTCACCTGTCCTTTGTAATATTTCACTATCGACCTCTCGCCGTGGTGCACTATAGGTGGAACTACCAATCATGAAACTATGTTTCAGACTTCAGATACAAACATGTAATACACCAACTATAGACCCCAGACTATTTGGATTGCCCTTATTGAGGTCATCTCCCTTTCTTTTCTCATCATCTCATTTAGTGCCGAGTGCTTCAACACCCACCAGTAATGGCAACCATGTCAATGTTTAGAACCTTTGAAGGTAGCACCCATGCAGGGCGCTTATGTATTTGTTTGACTATTTACGTGTGTATGTAATAAGAGATAATTCCTCGCATAAAAAACAGTTAGAGGTAGTGTGCACATACGTTAATTGTACATGTGGTCTTGTTGGCATTCATATTGATCTAGCTATACACGTGAATATAATGACCCGGTTTGTGGCACACTGTACAGATCACTACACATCTGAATAGTATTACCGAAGAGAAGGCTATCAAACGAGCCTGAAAATGTCTACACGAGAGTCTGCTGGCCAGTCTATGTTTGCACCCTCAGCCTCCACAAGAGTCTGATGGCAACGTCGCGGGTGCAAGATGCTCAGTGTACCTTTACCTAGCCATAGCCATCATGGCTGCCTTCGGTCTGGTGGTGCTTTATTTCTCCCATCGGTCTGTTTACTGACGAGAGCAATAGGCGAGCGAGCGAGTGAGAGAGGAAGGTAGCTAGGTATGTGCATGGGGAAGGGGACGAGTTGGAAGATGTCTCCATAATATGGCCCCACTTTACATATCGGGTGAAAACTTCAATCCAATCGACTTCCAGCTCAAAACATCACACCCAATAGCCGGAAATTAGACGAGAAATAGgattttttttccaaaacattACCACGCGTCAGATTCCTCGAAGAAGAACTCCATGCCATCCGGTATGATCCACTCTGGTCGACTGCCCAAACACGAACACGCACCCCTTAATGTTCGTCGCTGTCGCTGAACGGCCCCAACAGATACATTTATTCCCAACCAACCACCTGCACCAGCCCGCTTAGTGGGCCAAATTCAAAGCCGCGCAGACAGAACATCTCGTTCACACGAGGCAACACCAAAATCGTAGGCCCATGTACAAATCATGAACACAAGTAGGCGACACCATTGTATATCTACCAAATAGAAGTCGTATATAGTAAACAGGGCAGAGACCACGCATCACGATGCCAAAACGAGCGACGCAAATAGCAGCCTCCGTCCACCAAAACGCCCTTCTCATCGATAGACAGATAGATAAAAATTGCTTGTATTTTATTCTGAATGAAATGGCACATATTTTCAACTTATATGTTTATTTTGCAAATACACTTTCAACATAGATGATCGGATATATCATCTACTACTAATAATTACTATGTTTCATATTGTTGATGCACTTAATGCAGTGTCCATCACGATGGGACGCTTCAACGACCAGGCACTATTTTTGGTAGGGATTTGCAACAGTGACGCGAACCGAAGAGGGCCTCTGGTTGCCCTGTCTGGCTATCACGTCTAGTGTTCCTGACGCTCTTACTTGTACCTTAATCACATGCATAAATAGTTAGAAAATGCAGACCTCGTTGGCCCTTGAATACTCATCATGCGGAGGGAAGTTCCACTTAACTagcacatctctctctctctctctctggccATGGCCCGTTCTTGAACAaggacgcccccccccccccccccccccccccggcggcCGCCCTTGGAGTACCCAGACACCATCTCCACCTTGCCGCAGCACTACCTGGGACCACAGACTATCAAACCTGTTAGTTGTGTTGGAGAACAAAATCTTAAAAAACAATCGATCTATCTCACGTGAGAGATTGCCGCAGCCATATATTAGAGACAAAATAGGAGCCCACACCATCCAATCTAGTTGTTCAAATTTGTTGCGGTAGAGATCTATGGTAGGGATTGCACCATCCTTAGAAAAAAACATTAAAAAAAGGCGCTAGAAAAGAGAGCACACACCATCAAGGTGTTACTTGTTCAAATTGCATTGGAAATAATAGTCCTTTTAATCTGAGCCATAACATGTTTTGTATTTTCTCCTTAAAAACGTGGAATCTGTATTTATTCTCATGTGAAAAGAGGAGGTAAGAGAGACCATGTTAAATTTCTCATGAAAAAAGAAAAGGTGGCAGTAGGAACTTCTCCTAGTGTGTTTGCACGGTCAAAGAAAAAATGGCAGGAAAACGTCCCTGCTATTCTTCGCCGGATGTATCAACCGCGTTACCAGCCGCCTCTCATCCATTCTCAGTGGTGTGGGAGAAAGGCGAGCCTGGGACCCATGGCTAGGGTTCCTCACCTTTGGAGAAGTCTAGAAGGGTACATTCTCCAACGGATTGTAATGCGGTGCTCCCTCAAGAGAATCAGGTGGTTTTTCCTCCAAGGGATCATGTGCATCATCCTCCAAGGATTCAAGTCCATTGTTGAACTTGAAAGAATCATACGGTGGTGCGGTGACGGTAAAGAAGATATTGAATGAGGCAAGGGGAGGAAATTTGGACTTCTTCGCCGGGATGAACACCATTAGTGAAGCGACACACACGAATCTCTTCAAACTTAAAGGTTGGTGTTGCATGGATATTAGCCGGAACATGCTCGATTTGATGTGCGTGCGTTGCAAGAAGAGAAAGGATTAAGAGCTCTTACTTGTCTATGAGCGCGTGCCTAACCGCAATCGACGCACCACCTACACGAGATAGAGCAACCAATACAGTGGCCAACAAGGTACAATATAGTATGCGTACGTGtgcattttatttatttatttactttatGAGGATTAATGATGCATTATGATATAATTAACATTGTAACGGAATCAAGTACTTACAT contains:
- the LOC109748071 gene encoding cytochrome P450 84A1-like; this translates as MALALGFNHGDPIVNTPALAHGAHILAPPDMLFGGPDNVGFTIEWAMAELIRCPHILLQLQRELTDIVGLDRLVDESDLGKLPFLKYVIKETLRMHPPIPVVLGGTTKDCVLGGYSVPRGSRIFIDAWAINRDCETWIDPDTFRPSRFMPNGEAIGLDPQGGSDEFLSFGFGRRSCPGQGLSQHTVEFAVAQLVHGFNWKPPDGMKPMELDMTETIGATVSRATRLMAVPTPRLTCPL